Proteins encoded within one genomic window of Couchioplanes caeruleus:
- a CDS encoding TrkA C-terminal domain-containing protein, which translates to MSIKRPGEDFTYATADTIVYAGDILIVAGKIRHVEAFANLS; encoded by the coding sequence ATGTCCATCAAGCGGCCCGGGGAGGACTTCACCTACGCCACGGCCGACACCATCGTCTACGCCGGTGACATCCTCATCGTGGCCGGCAAGATTCGTCACGTCGAAGCGTTCGCCAACCTCAGTTGA
- a CDS encoding potassium channel family protein: protein MARNPATSNRIAVLGLGRFGSSLALELMRQGWEVVAIDSSTSVVQNYADRLTHAAIANTTDEQALRQLGVHDFAHAVVGIGTDLEASILTTSLLADLGVPNIWAKAINRQHASILQRVGAHHVVLPEHEMGERVAHLSPGTSSTSSSSRTTTPSSRPAPPRRRSTKPWPTPPCAPSTASR from the coding sequence TTGGCTAGAAACCCCGCCACCAGCAACCGCATCGCCGTGCTCGGCCTCGGCCGGTTCGGCAGTTCCCTGGCACTGGAGCTGATGCGCCAAGGATGGGAAGTCGTCGCCATCGACTCCAGCACCTCGGTCGTGCAGAACTACGCCGACCGGCTCACCCACGCCGCGATCGCCAACACCACCGACGAGCAGGCACTACGGCAACTCGGCGTACACGACTTCGCCCATGCCGTCGTCGGGATCGGCACCGATCTGGAGGCCAGCATCCTGACCACCTCACTGCTGGCCGACCTCGGCGTACCCAACATCTGGGCGAAAGCCATCAACCGCCAACACGCCAGCATCCTGCAACGCGTCGGTGCGCACCACGTCGTGCTCCCCGAACACGAGATGGGCGAACGCGTCGCGCACCTGTCACCGGGCACATCCTCAACTTCATCGAGTTCGAGGACGACTACGCCATCGTCAAGACCCGCGCCCCCGAGGAGACGTTCGACAAAACCCTGGCCGACGCCGCCCTGCGCTCCAAGTACGGCGTCACGGTGA